In Nicotiana tabacum cultivar K326 chromosome 11, ASM71507v2, whole genome shotgun sequence, a single window of DNA contains:
- the LOC107803389 gene encoding vascular-related unknown protein 1-like, which yields MNISLKPETTTSRNMEGPNNSNFEMEAAAEESGWTTYLEDFSMKQRENNSSCNSDSFGSPSLLSDAASHAAWNINCNTNNNSCSPPMGGSPFLKRLKMKKKRNKKISDPDLEDTASSPVNSPKVSSFKQMDINYRTENSSGYFLGNEGGSRQIQEMQTVERNSTSFDGKNNGYIELKKKGLCLVPWSMIVNHHG from the exons ATGAATATATCCCTCAAACCTGAAACCACTACTTCAAGAAACATGGAAGGTCCAAATAATTCAAATTTTGAGATGGAAGCAGCAGCTGAAGAAAGTGGATGGACAACTTATTTGGAGGATTTTTCAATGAAGCAAAGGGAAAATAATAGCTCATGTAATTCTGATAGTTTTGGCAGCCCTTCTTTGTTATCTGATGCTGCTTCTCATGCTGCATGGAACATTAATTGTAACACAAATAATAATTCATGCTCTCCTCCCATGGGTGGATCACCTTTTCTTAAGAGgttgaaaatgaagaaaaaaagaaacaagaaaatttCTGATCCTGATTTGGAAGACACTGCTAGCTCACCTGTCAATAGTCCAAAG GTAAGTAGTTTTAAGCAGATGGACATCAATTACAGAACTGAAAATAGTAGTGGATATTTCCTG GGAAATGAAGGTGGCTCTAGACAAATCCAAGAAATGCAAACAGTTGAGAGAAACAGCACATCATTTGATGGAAAAAACAATGGCTATATAGAACTAAAGAAGAAGGGACTTTGTTTGGTACCTTGGTCCATGATAGTCAATCACCATGGCTGA